Genomic window (Streptomyces sp. RerS4):
GTCGGGCCGTAGCCAACCTGCTCGGCAACGCGCTCGCCCACGGCCACGCCCCGGGCGAAGCGGCCGACGTCGAGGTCACGGTGAGCGCGGACGGCAAGGTGGCCGTGGACGACGCCGGGCCCGGCGTACCGCCCGAGCAGGCGCACTCGCTCTTCGAACGGTTCCGCAGCGGCGCCGGCTCCAGTGGCCTGGGCCTGTCCATCGCGGCCTGGGTGGCCCATGCGCACGGCGGATCGCTCACCGTCACCGCCGGCGAGCGCGGGGGCGCCCGCTTCGTGCTGTCCGTCCCCGTACACCAGCGGCCCTGACCGCCCCCGGTCCTCACCGAAACCTCAGGTTCCCTCAGCCAAGCTCCCTCCTGCACGGAAACACGCAAGGCAGGACGGAGCACTCAGTGAGCGGTTTCGCTCGAAGGATAGGCAGCACGGACCGGGACCGCTGTGCACGGGCGGGGCGCGCCCTGGCAGCGGCATTGGCCGTGCTCGCCGCGAGCGCCCTGGCGGGCTGTACCCCGACCGGCACGGAGGCCCTGCGGGCAGCCTCTGACCGGGCCGAGCTGCGCCCGTTCTACCAGCAGAAGCTCGCCTGGAGCGACTGCGGCGAGCTGCAGTGCGCCACGCTCACCGTCCCGAGGGACTACGCCCAACCGCAGAACGGGAAGACCTTCACCCTGCCGCTGGCCAGGAAGACCGCCGCCGATCCGGCGCAGCGGGTCGGATCGCTCGTCTTCGGCCCCGGCGGGCCGGGCGTCTCCGGAGTGCAGCACCTGACGTCCGGCGGGATCGGGTCCTTCAGCAAAGAGGCGAGGGCGCGTTTCGACGTCGTCGGCTTCGACCAGCGCGGCGTCGCCGGCAGCGAGCCCGCCGTCGATTGCACTCCCGCGGACACTTCCCCGAGCGCTCCTGCGGACACCCCTCACGGCAGGACCGGCGGGGCAGCCGCGGACGCGCCGAAGCCGCTCTTCCCGCGCACCGACGCCGAACGCCGGGCCGCCCTGGCGGACGCGGACCGCTCCGCCGCCGACTGCCGGGCCCGCAGCGGTGACCTGCTGCCGCACCTCGGCACCCTGGACGCCGCCCGCGACCTGGACGTCCTGCGGGCGGCCCTCGGCGAGGACCGGCTGACCTACATCGGCTGGTCGTACAGCACCTACCTGGGGACGGTGTACGCCGAACAGTTCCCGCACCGCGTGCGCGCGATGGTCCTCGACGCCGCCGTCGACCCCGCGCACGACTGGTCCACCCAGGCCCTCAGCAGCGGACGGGCCTTCCGCAGGGCCGTCGACGACTACGCGGACAACTGCGCGAAGGTCGCCGGACCGAGCTGCCCGGCCGGCACCCCGGACAGGATCCGCACGCTCGTGGCCGACCTGTACGCGAAGGTGGCGCGGCGCCCGCTCCCGGTGAAGGGCAGCGCCGAACAGCTCGACGAGACCACCCTGCACACGGCCGTCACCATGTCGATGTACACGCCGGAAGACCAGTGGCGCGAGCTGTCCGAGGGGCTGAGCGCCGCACACCGCGGCGACGGCACCAAGCTGGCCGCCATGGCCAGGAAGAGCGCGTCCGTGCAGAGCGACGGCTCCGACACCTCGCCCGACCCCGACAGCTCGACCGACTCGACCACCCCGCCCCCGTCGGACTCCTCGGACCCGGCGCCGCGCGACAACACCGCGGATGTCCTGCCGGCCGTCAACTGCCTCGACGTACCCCACCCGACCGACCCGCAGGCGTACTGGGACGTCCTCGACCGCGCCCACCAGGAGTCAGGTGCCTTCGGCACATCGATCGTCCTGGCCGAACTCCCCTGCCGCACCTGGCCCGCGGGGCCGACCACCCCACACCGCGTCAGGGCCGACGGCCTGCCGCCCGTCCTCGTGGTCGGCACCACCGGCGACGCGGCGACCCCGTACGAAGACGCCCGCAGCCTCGCGGCCCAGCTCCCCGGCGGCATGCTGCTGACCTTCGACGGTCTGGGCCACACCGCCTACGGACGTGGCAACAGTTGCGTGACCAACGCCGTGGACCGCTACCTCGTCCACCTCGAACCCGTGCCCGCCGGAACGTCCTGTTAGGCGGCCCGGACCAGTAGGTGGCGGCGTTCCACCACCTGGGCTCAGCCCCGGCTGTCAGGGGCTCAGACGTCCCGGCGCCCGACCACGACGTACGAGGCGGCCACCGCCGCCGCCGTCACCGCCACGAGCAGCGACAGCTGGGCGAGGTCGCTCGGCATGGTGGTGCCCGGCTCCTCGCTGCTCTGGACCCCGAACAGCTCGAACAGGGCGACGGGAGCGTTGTAGCGGAGCACCGTCGTCCCCAGGGATTCGGTGGCCGGCCAGACGGTCAGTATCCCGCCGAGCACGGGCGGCAGGGTGACCACGCCCAGCATCACGGCGATTCCCCCGGCCGAGTGCCGGACGAGGGCCCCGACGGCGAGCGCGAGCACGCCGAGCAGGGTGACGTAGAAGGAACCGGCCAGCGCGCCCGCCCACTCGTCCCAGCCGTGCGACCCGGCGGTGGGCCCGTTGTGCACGAGGGCGGCGGCGAGACCGACGACGCCGACCGACGCGAGGATGACCGCGAAGGCGACGGCGCCGAAGACCAGGTACTTCGCGGTGAGCACCCGCAGCCGCTCGGGGGCGGCGGTGAAGGTGGTGCGGATCAGGCCGGTGCCGTGCTCCGAGGAGATCGTCAGCACCCCGAGGACCATCACCGCCAGCTGTCCGACCATCAGCCCGAAGAGGGCGGGACCGGTGAAGGGGATGGAGGTGTAGTCCTGGGAGCGGGTCTGGAGCACCGCGATCAGGCCGACGCCGACGACCAGCGCCACCAGGGAGCCGAGCGTCCACAGGGTGGAGCGTACGGAGATCAGCTTCGTCCACTCCGAGGCCAGGGCGTGGCCCAGGTGCGGCCGGGGGGTGGGCAGCGGGGAGCTGTAGGTCCCGGTGGTGGGCGTGGGGCCGGTCATCGGGGGTCCTCGGGGGCGTGCGCGGTCGCGTGCGCGGGCGTGTCGGCGGTCTCTGTGGTCTCTGCGGTCCCTCGGCTGTCGGCCTGCGCGAGCTCGCCGGGGGTGTTCGGCATCAGGAAGGGCCGGGCGCCCGCCCCGGGCGGCGGGGGAGCGAAGAAGCTCGCCGCCGTCTCGCCGGTGACCTCGGGGGCCGGCTCCTCCTCCCACTCCGGCAGGGCCATCGGCTCGGGCTCCCACAGCTCGGCGCGGGGGTCCTCGGTGGAGGTGTACTCAAGGGAGGACTGGGTCATCCGCATGTACGCCTCCTCCAGCGAGGCCCGGTGCGGCGACAGCTCCCACAGCCGGACGCCCGCCTCGTGGGCCACGTCGCTGATCCGGGGCAGCTCCAGCCCGGTCACCCGCAGCGCACCGTCGGGTTCCTGGAGGACGCGGCCGCCGGCCTTGGTCAGGGCGGTGCCGAGGGCGGCCCGGCCGCCGGGCTCCCCGTCGGCGGCGCGCACCCGCGCGAAACCGGCCGAGTTGTGCGTGATGAAGTCCTGGGTGCTCATGTCGGCGAGCAGCCGGCCGCGGCCGATCACGATCAGGTGGTCGGCGGTGAGGGCCATCTCGCTCATCAGGTGCGAGGAGACGAAGACGGTCCGGCCCTCGGAGGCGAGGTGGCGCATGAGGTTGCGCACCCAGAGGATGCCCTCGGGGTCGAGGCCGTTGACCGGTTCGTCGAACAGCAGCACCTGGGGGTCGCCCAGCAGGGCGGCGGCGATGCCGAGCCGCTGGCCCATGCCGAGCGAGAAGCCCTTCGCGCGCTGCCGGGCCACGTCCCGGAGCCCGACGACGCCCAGCACCTCGTCCACCCGCTTCTCGGGGATCCCGGAGAGCTGGGCGATCGACAGCAGGTGCGTGCGGGCCCGACGGCCGCCGTGCACGGCCTTGGCGTCGAGCAGGGCGCCGACGTGGCGCTGGGCGTTCGGCAGCTCCCGGAAGGGCAGGCCGTTGATCGTGACATGACCGGACGTCGGCCGGTCGAGGCCGAGGATCATGCGCATGGTGGTGGATTTGCCGGAGCCGTTGGGCCCCAGGAAGCCGGTCACGTGACCCGGCTTGACCTGGAACGAGAGCCCGTCGACCGCGGTCTTGGCGCCGAAGCGCTTGGTCAGGTCGACTGCCTCGATCATCGTGCTGCCCCTTGCCAGGCCCGGACGGCTCTCGTCCGCGTAAGCCTTAAGAGGATATCGAGCCGCCCGCGGTTCCCTCCCGGGTCGGATCCCCGATGTCACCCTGAGATCCGACCCGGGGATCACCCGGAGACGGGTCAGGCGTCGCGCCTCTTCAGGACGAGGTAGCCGCCGAGCACGGAGGCCACGACCCACAGGAGCATGATCCCGAGTCCGCCCCACGGGCCGTAGGGGGTCTCCGGGCCGTCCATGCCGCCGGGCACGACCTGCATGATCCGGGAGCCCGCCTGGTCGGGGAAGTACTGGGCCACCTTGCGGGTGGCGGACACCGCCCCGAGGATGTTCGAGACCAGGAAGAAGAACGGCATCAGGATGCCGAGCGCCAGCATGGGGCTGCGCAGGATCGCGGTGAAGCCCATCGAGAACAGCGCGATGAGCGCCATGTAGAAGCCGGCGCCGATCACCGCGCGCAGGACGTTGTCCTCACCGATGCCGATGCTGTGGTCGCCGAGGATGGCCTGCCCCATGAAGAAGGACAGGAAGCTGGTCGCGAGGCCGACGACCAGGGCCAGCGCGGTGGCGACGGTGAGCTTGCCGAAGAGGAAGCTCGCCCGTGCCGGTACGGCCGCCAGCGAGGTGCGGATCATCCCCGAGCTGTACTCGCTGCCGACCACCAGCACGCCGAAGACGATCATCGCCAGCTGCCCGAGGGACATCCCGGCGAAGCTGGAGAGCGTCGGGTCGAAACTGACCTGCTGCTCCTTGGGCATGCCCTCGAAGTTGGAGGCGATGAAGCCGCACAGCGCGGAGCTGATCCCGACGGTGACGACCAGGGCCGAGGCCAGGGTCCAGCTCGTGGAGGCGACGGTACGGATCTTGGTCCACTCGGACCGCAGGACGGCGGAGAAGGCCACGGTCACTCGCCTGCCTTGCGCACCGCGTCGAAGCCGGCGCCCCAGGCGGGTACGTCGGCCGGTCGGGCCGGGTTGTCCAACGCCCCACCCGGGACGGGCGCCACGAACTCGCCCGGCGCGTGGGCGTGGTACTCGACGGAATCCGCCGTCATGCGCATGAACGCTTCCTCCAGTGAAGCCCGCTGCGGGCTGAGTTCGTGCAGCACGATCTGGTGCTGGGCGGCCAGTTCACCGAGCCGCTCGGAGCCGACACCGTCGATCTCCAGGGCGCCCGTGCCCGGCACGCTGATCGCGTTGATCCCCGCCTCGTGCAGTACGTCCTTCAGCCGCTCCTGCTGCGGCGAGCGCAGCCGGACGTAACTGCGGGAGTTCTGCTGGATGAAATCGGACATCGACAGGTCGGCGAGGAGCTTTCCCTGTCCGATCACCACCAAATGGTCTGCGGTCAGCGCCATTTCACTCATGAGGTGCGAGGAGACGAAGATCGTTCTTCCCTCCGACGCCAGTCCCTTCATGAGATTGCGGATCCAGAGAATTCCCTCCGGGTCCAGACCATTGACGGGTTCGTCGAACATCAGGATCTCCGGATCACCGAGCAGCGCGGAGGCGATTCCCAGCCTCTGCCCCATCCCGAGCGAAAATCCTTTCGACTTCTTCTTCGCCACGGACGTGAGTCCGACCAGCTCCAGCACCTCGGCGACCCGCCGCTGCGGAATCCGGTTCGACTGGGCCAGGCACAGAAGGTTGTTGTAAGCGCTGCGACCGCCGTTCATGGCTTTCGCGTCCAGCAGCGCACCGATGTACTTCAGCGGCTCCGGCAGGTCCCGGTAGTGCTTGCCGTCGATCCGGACCGTACCGCTGGTCGGGTTGTCGAGGTCGAGCATCATGCGCATGGTCGTGGACTTGCCTGCCCCGTTGGGGCCGAGGAAGCCGGTCACCACCCCCGGTCTGACCTGGAAGCTGAGGTTGTCCACGGCGGTCTTCGCGCCGAATCGTTTCGTAAGGCCCTCAAGCTCGATCATGCGGCCACGCTAGAACGGCCGAGGGCCGTACGCCACCTCGAACGGGTGACATACGGCCCACACTCCGAGGATTTCCGGAGATGAACTAGCGGCTCTGCTGCGCCGGGACCCCACGGGTGACCGGCTCGTCGTCGATCGGGGAGCCGGCGGCGGCCACGGCCGCGCCCGTCAGCGTCGCCAGCATCTCGCGGACGTTCGTCAGCTGCGCGTTGATGGAGTCGCGGCGGTTGGTGAGCGCCGCCAGCTCGCGCTCGGACTCGCTGCGGATGCGGTCGGCCTTGGCGTTGGCGTCGGCGACGATGTCCTCGGCCTGACGCTGCGCGGTCTCCACCGTCTGACGGGCCCGACGCTCGGCGTCCGTACGCAGCTTCTCGGCCTCCAGGCGCAGCTGCTCGGCGCGGTGCTCGATCTCCGCGAGGCGCTTCTCGGCCTTCTGCTGACGCGAGGCCAGATCGCGCTCGGACTGCTCGCGGCGCTTGGCCAGGTTGGTCTCGAAGTCCGCGGCGGCCTGGGCGGCCTTGGCGCGGGTCTCCTCGAAGAGGGCGTCGGCCTCCTCGCGCTTGGAGGCGGCGTCCTTCTGCGCCTCGGCGCGCAGGGTGGACGCGTCACCCTTGGCCTTCTCGACGATGCGGACGCCCTCGTCCTCCGCCTTCGACTTGCGGTCCGCCGCGAACGACTCCGCGTCGTTGCGCACCTGCTGGGCGGCCGACTCGGCCAGCTCGCGGTGCTGCTCGGCCGCGCGACGGGCCTCCTCGCGCAGGTCCTTCGCCTCCTCCTCGGCCAGTCGCAGGATCTTCTCGACCCGGGCACCGAGGCCGGCGTACGACGGCTCGGCGTCGGTCACCTGTGCCTGGGCGTTCTGCGTTTCGAGGTGCAGCTCCTCGATCCGCTTTTCCAGAGAGTTGATACGTCCCAGTGCGCTGTCGCGGTCGGAGACCAGCTTGGTGATGCGGTCGTCCACCTGACCGCGGTCGTAACCACGCCGCACGAGCTCGAAGCCGAAGGGGGAGGAAGTGTCGCTCATGGGGTTCCTGTCGAATGAGACCGATGAGGTGCTACGTGAGGTGTTAAGGGGAATCCTAGGCGCCCAGGCGGCGTGTCATCGAGTCAATCCGCATTTGCCCTGGACAATGACACCCCTTTTGAGTGGCGAGGCGACGGAATGCTTGTCACTCCTTCGCTTGACCTCCATCTGGAGCACACATCCACGCCGTCTGACTACCCCTCTGACGACTTACCACCCGAACGAGTGGAACCCGCTGTCGCGCCGGCCTTCACGCCCCCCGCGCCCTGGCCGCCGATCACGGGCTTACCGCCACCCGAAGGTGCCTCGAAAGATTCCAACGCCTCAAGAACGTCCTGGACACGGGAGATCTCCGCCTGAATGTCCTCGCGCCTGCGCACCAGGACCTCCAGCTCGCGCCGCCCCTCCTCGACCAGTTGCTCCGCCTCCGCCTTCGCCTCCGCGAGCGCCCGCTCGGCCTCCCGCGCCAGCTCCGCCTTCTTCTGCTCCGCCTCCTTGAGGAGCGCCTCCGCCTTGCGCACGGCGGCGATCCGGACCTTGCTCGCCTCGCTGCTCGCGTCCGACACCAGCGCCTTGGCCTTCGCCTCGGCCTCGACGCTCTGCTCGGTCGCCGCCCGCACCAGCTTGTCCACGCGCTCGCCGGCCGACTTCATCTGCTCGGCCGACTCCCGACGGGCCCGCTCGTGCAGCTCCTCGACCTCGGACTCCACCCGGGTGCGCAGCTCTTCGGCCCGCTCCCTTATGGCGGCGGCGTCCGTACGCGCCCCGACCAGCAGCTCGTCGGCGTCCGTACGGGCCTTCTCCACCACGGAGTTGCCCTCGACGGTCGCCTCCGAGGTGATGCGCGCGGCCTCCTTGCGGGCCGCGTCGACCATCGCGTCGGCCTGCTCCTCGGCGGCCGTGGTCGCGGCCAGCGCCTTGCGGGCCGCGTCGGAGGTGAGCTTGTCGGCCTCCGCCGCCGCCTCCGTGATGAGCCGGTCGACCTGCTCGGCCGCCTCCGTACGCCGCTTGTTGGCCGCCTCGCGCGCCTCGTCGAGCTGCCGCTCGGCCTCCGTACGGGCCTGCGTACGCGTCCGCTCCGCCTCGGTGGCCGCCTCGGACTTGACCCGCTCGGCCTCCGACCGGGTACGCGTCGCGTGCTCCTGCGCGGAGGCCAGCGCCTCCGCCGCCTCGGCGCGCAGCCGCTCGGCCTCGGCGTGGGCCTCGCCGACCGTGCGCTCGTTGTCCTTGCGGGTCCGCTCGGTGAGCTTGTCCGCCTCGGACGCCGCCTCGGTGATGAGCCGGTCCGCCTGCTCGGCCGCCTCCGTACGCTGCCGGCCGGCCTCTGTACGGGCCTCGTCGAGCGTCTGCTCGGCGTCCCGCTCGGCGGCGGCCAGGGTCTCCTGGGCCGCGATCGTGACCCGCTCCGCCTCCGCGGTGGCGTCGCCGATGATCCGACCGCCCTCGGCGCGCGCCTCCTCCAGCGTCCGCGTCGCCTCCGCGACGAGCCGCTCGGCCTCGGCCGCGGCCTCGCCGACCGTACGCTCGTTGGCCGCGCGGGTCTCCTCGACGAGCCGGTCGCCCTCCGCGCGGGACTCCACCAGGATCCGCGCCGAGTCCCGCTCGGCGGCGGCCAGGGTGTCGGCCGCCTGCGCCGTGAGGGCCTCCGCCCGCGCCCGCGCCTCCTCCAGGACGCGCGCCGCCTCGGTCGTGAGGCGCTCGGCCTCCGCCGCGGCCTCCCCGACGGTGGCCGCGTTCGCCGCGCGGGTCTCCTCCGTGAGGCGCTCCGCCTCGGAGGCCGCCTCGGTGATGAGCCGGTCCGCCTGCTCGGCGGCCTCGCTGCGCAGCCGGTTGCCCTCCGCGCGCGCCTCGTCCAGGGTGCCCGCGGCCTCGGCGCGGGTGGCGTCCGCCGCCTCCATCGCCTCCGCGGTGAGCCGTTCGGCCTCCGCCGCCGCCTCGGCGACGGTGACGGCGTTCGCGGCGCGGGTCTCCTCGGTGAGGCGCTCGGCCTCCGAGGTCGCGTCGGCCACGATCCGGGCGCCCTCGGCGCGCGAGGCCTCCAGGGACTCCGCCGCCTCGCCGCGGATCCGGTTCGCGTCGTCGCGGGCGTCCGCCCGGGTACGCGCCGCGTCCCGCTCGGAGGCCGCCAGCGCGTCCGTCGCCTCCGTACGCACCCGCTGCGCGTATTCGGCCGTGTCGGCGCGCAGCTGCTCGGCCTCCGCGATCGCGTCGCCGACCGTCCGCTCGGCCAGCGCCTTCGCCGCGTCCGTCTCGACGCGGGCCTCGCTGCGCACGCGGGCCGCGTCCTCGGCGGCGCGCTCGCGCTCGGCGTGGGCGTCGGCGCGGACCCGGTCCGCCTCCTCCTCGGCCTGCGTACGCGTACGCTCCGCCGCGTGCTCGGCGGCGCTGCGCAGCCCGGCGACCTCCTCCTCGGCCTGCTCGTGCAGCCCGGCCACGGAGTCGCGCACCTGCTGGGCGGTGGCCTCGGCCGCCGCGACCAGCTCGGAGGCGCGACGCTCCGCCTCCTCGGTGAGGCGGGTCGCCTCGGCCTGCGCCTCCTCCGAGCGCTTGCGGGCCTGCGCCAGCAGCTCCTCGTTCTGCTCGCGGGCCTGCGCCCGCTCGTTGCCCGCGTCCGTACGGGCCGCCGACAGGGTCTCCTCGGCCTCCCGACGACGCCGAGCGGCCTCCTCCTGGGCGGCGGCCAGCGCCTCCGCGGCCTCCTGCGCGACCCGCTCGGCGGCGGCCTTCGCCTCCGCGCGCAGCCGGTCCGCGGTCTCCTGGGCCTCGGTGCGCACCCGCTCCGACTCCGCCTCGGCCTCCGCGCGCAGCCGTACGGCGACCTGCTCGGCCTCCGCCCGCACCCGGCCCGCGTCGTCCGCGGCCTCCGTGCGCAGTTGGTCGGCCTCCGCCTCCGACTGGCTCTGGAGGGTGCGGATGCGTTCCGCCGACTCGGCGCGCAGCCGGTCGTTCTCCTCGGTGGTCTCCCTGCGGATGCTCTCCGCCGCCGCGCGGGCCTCGCGCAGCGTCTGCTCGGCCGACGCGAGCCGGTCCTCGGCCTCCGTGTGCAGCCGGACCAGCTCGGTGTCGGCCTCCGCCCGCTTCGCGGCCAGGGCCTGTTCGGTCTCCTCGCGCCGGGCGCGCAGGGTCGCGTCCGTCTCCTCGGCCAGGGCCTCGGCCCGCTCCTCGGCCTCGGCGCGCAGCCGTTCGGCCTCCGCCCGGGTGCGCTCCAGGGTCTCCTCGGCCTGCCGGCGCAGGGTCGTGGCCCGCTCGACGGCCTCGGCGCGGACCCGCTCGCTCTCGGCGGTGGCGCCGGCGCGCAGTTCGTCGGCGTCCGACTTCGCCTTGCCGAGCAGCTCCTCGGCGGTCCGGGCCGCCTCCTCGATCTGCTGGACCGCCTCGCGGCGGGCCTCGCCGCGGATCCGCTCGCCCTCGGCGACGGCCTCCGCGCGCAGCTGTTCGGCCTCGCCGCGCAGCCGGCGGGCCTCCTCCTGGAGTTCGACCGTACGGGCCCGGTACTCCTCGGTGTCGTCCTTCGCCGCGCCCTTGAGCTCGTCGGCCGTGGCCGCCGCCTGGGCGCGCAGCCGCTCGGCCTCCGCCTCCGCCTCGCGGCGGATGCGTTCGGCCTCCTCGGACGCGGCGCGGGTGGTGGCCCGAGCGTCCTCCGAGGCCTTGTTCAGTACGTCCTCGGCGGTCCGGGCGGCCTTCGCCAGCTGCGCCGCCGTGTCCTCGGCGGCGGCGGCACGGGCCTGCTCGCCGGCCTCCGTACGCAGCCGCTCGGCCTCGGCGCGGGCGTCGGCCAGGGCCTGTTCGGCCTCGGCCTTGAGGGCCTCGGACTCCTTGGTGGCCTCGCCGACCAGCCGGGCGACCTGCTCCTTCGCGGTGCGGGTGCGCTGCTCGTTGACGGACTCGACGGAGGCGAGCTGACGTGCGGCGCTCTCCTTGGCCTCCGCGAGGAGGGACTCGGCCTCGGCGCGGGCGACGCGCAGGGCGTTGTCCGCCTCCTGCACGCGGGACTCGGCCACCCGGCCGAGGTCCATGGTCTGCTGACGGGTCTGCTCGGCCTCGGCGGTGGTGGTGCTGCGCAGCCGCTCCGCGTGCTCGGTGGCCTCCTGGGCCTGCGCGGAGGCGGCGGCCAGCAGCCGTTCGGCCTCCTTGCGGGCGCGCAGTAGCGTGGCCTCGGCCTCGCCGCGGGCGGCCTCGGCGTCGGCGGCGAGCCGGCGGCGGGCCTCCTCGGCGGTCCGGGCGGCCTCGGCGCGGGCGGCGTTCAGCGCCTGCTCGGCCTCGGCGCGGGACTCGTCCATGAGCCGGCGGGCCTGGGACTCGGTCCGGGCGCGCAGTTGCTCGGCCCAGGCGACGTTCTCGTTGACGTGCGCCTCGACGGTCTGGCGGCGCTCGTTGAGTTCCTGGTCCAGGCGCTGGCGGCGGTTGACGGCCTCGGCGTGCAGTTCGGCCTGCAGGCGCGCCTGGTGCTCGGCGTGCTCCTGGAGGATCCGCTGCGTCTGCGCACGGGCGTCGCGCAGCTCGCGCTCGGCGTCCGAACGCATCTGGTCGGCCTGGATCTGGGCGTTGCGGAGCAGCTGCTCCGCCTGGTAGCCCATGTCCGCGCCGTCGTAGGCGGGACGGGACGCCAGGGCCCGGCGCACCTCATGGAGCTTGGCGCGCAACACCTCGACCTGGTATCCGAGGTCTTCGGCGTGCTGGACGGCCTTCCCGCGCTCCTTCTTCAGCCGCTCCATCTCGGCCTCGAAGCGCGAGAGATGGTCGGCCTCGGCCTGATGGCTCTCCTGGCTTTCGTAGCCCCGCACAGCGCGGTCCCATCCGTCCCCTGGTCGCAAGCTCATTTCCAAATGAGCATCGCTCGCCCGCTGAACGACGCCCCCGGGGAATGGTGTCAGATACCGGGGCAGGGGTCACAGGCCCCGACCCCGTCTCCGCACCGAACCCCGGCCGAGCCACCCTCACTCTACCGGCCGGGGAATGGGGGCATCAGTGATCGGGGTTGGAGGTGACCAGTTCGGTCAGGACGCCGTGGCAGTCCTTGGGGTGCAGGAAGGTGATCCGGGAGCCCATCGAACCGATCCGGGGCTCGTCGTAGAGGACCCGTACGCCCTTGCCGCGGATGGCTTCCGCGTCACCGTCGACGTCGGCGGTGCCGAAGGCGATGTGGTGGACGCCCTCGCCGTTCTTCGCCAGCCATTTGCCCACGGCGGAGTCCTCGCGGGTGGGCTCCAGGAGCTGGAGGTAGGAGGCGCCCCCGTCCGACGTCTCGTTGATCTTGAGCATGGCCTCGCGGACGCCCTGTTCCTCGTTCACCTCGGTGTGGAACACCTCGAATCCGTACGTGGCACGGTAGAACTCGACGGTCTTGTCCAGGTCGAAGCAGGCGATCCCGATGTGGTCGATTCTTGTCAGCATGGGACCAGTGCACCGCTGAGGAGGGTGGTCACGCAACGTGCCAGCGATCACACCGACTGCCCGGTGACTGCGCGGGTACCGCTCAGTACATTCGGGTAAACCCTCGTTCACTCCTCAGCTTCCCCGCTGAAA
Coding sequences:
- the mce gene encoding methylmalonyl-CoA epimerase gives rise to the protein MLTRIDHIGIACFDLDKTVEFYRATYGFEVFHTEVNEEQGVREAMLKINETSDGGASYLQLLEPTREDSAVGKWLAKNGEGVHHIAFGTADVDGDAEAIRGKGVRVLYDEPRIGSMGSRITFLHPKDCHGVLTELVTSNPDH
- the scy gene encoding polarized growth protein Scy: MRGYESQESHQAEADHLSRFEAEMERLKKERGKAVQHAEDLGYQVEVLRAKLHEVRRALASRPAYDGADMGYQAEQLLRNAQIQADQMRSDAERELRDARAQTQRILQEHAEHQARLQAELHAEAVNRRQRLDQELNERRQTVEAHVNENVAWAEQLRARTESQARRLMDESRAEAEQALNAARAEAARTAEEARRRLAADAEAARGEAEATLLRARKEAERLLAAASAQAQEATEHAERLRSTTTAEAEQTRQQTMDLGRVAESRVQEADNALRVARAEAESLLAEAKESAARQLASVESVNEQRTRTAKEQVARLVGEATKESEALKAEAEQALADARAEAERLRTEAGEQARAAAAEDTAAQLAKAARTAEDVLNKASEDARATTRAASEEAERIRREAEAEAERLRAQAAATADELKGAAKDDTEEYRARTVELQEEARRLRGEAEQLRAEAVAEGERIRGEARREAVQQIEEAARTAEELLGKAKSDADELRAGATAESERVRAEAVERATTLRRQAEETLERTRAEAERLRAEAEERAEALAEETDATLRARREETEQALAAKRAEADTELVRLHTEAEDRLASAEQTLREARAAAESIRRETTEENDRLRAESAERIRTLQSQSEAEADQLRTEAADDAGRVRAEAEQVAVRLRAEAEAESERVRTEAQETADRLRAEAKAAAERVAQEAAEALAAAQEEAARRRREAEETLSAARTDAGNERAQAREQNEELLAQARKRSEEAQAEATRLTEEAERRASELVAAAEATAQQVRDSVAGLHEQAEEEVAGLRSAAEHAAERTRTQAEEEADRVRADAHAERERAAEDAARVRSEARVETDAAKALAERTVGDAIAEAEQLRADTAEYAQRVRTEATDALAASERDAARTRADARDDANRIRGEAAESLEASRAEGARIVADATSEAERLTEETRAANAVTVAEAAAEAERLTAEAMEAADATRAEAAGTLDEARAEGNRLRSEAAEQADRLITEAASEAERLTEETRAANAATVGEAAAEAERLTTEAARVLEEARARAEALTAQAADTLAAAERDSARILVESRAEGDRLVEETRAANERTVGEAAAEAERLVAEATRTLEEARAEGGRIIGDATAEAERVTIAAQETLAAAERDAEQTLDEARTEAGRQRTEAAEQADRLITEAASEADKLTERTRKDNERTVGEAHAEAERLRAEAAEALASAQEHATRTRSEAERVKSEAATEAERTRTQARTEAERQLDEAREAANKRRTEAAEQVDRLITEAAAEADKLTSDAARKALAATTAAEEQADAMVDAARKEAARITSEATVEGNSVVEKARTDADELLVGARTDAAAIRERAEELRTRVESEVEELHERARRESAEQMKSAGERVDKLVRAATEQSVEAEAKAKALVSDASSEASKVRIAAVRKAEALLKEAEQKKAELAREAERALAEAKAEAEQLVEEGRRELEVLVRRREDIQAEISRVQDVLEALESFEAPSGGGKPVIGGQGAGGVKAGATAGSTRSGGKSSEG